The Roseimicrobium gellanilyticum DNA segment CCATGGACATCTGGCTGCCGGCGTACCTGCGCCAGCAGCCGCGTGAGAGACAAGAAACCCACCTCGTCCTGACGGTGTGCGATCACTTTGAGCCGTTCCACGACACGGATCAGGCCGGAGCGCTCAAGGCCATGCATGACTGGCACGAGGGCTGGACGAAGATTGCCTCCCAATACCGGGACAGCGGAGGGAATGCTCCGCGTCACACGTTCTTTTACCCCATCGAGCAGTACGAGCCACAGGTCGTGGATTCTCTTGCGCGGCTCTGTCACCAGACGAGCTCAGAGACGGAAGTCCATCTTCATCACCATGATGATACCCCTCAGGGACTGCTCCAATCCCTGGAGGAGGGCACGCGCCAGTTTGCTGAGCATGGCCTCCTTTCACGCGATGCTGAAGGGAAGCTCCGTTTTGGCTTCATCCACGGCAACTGGGCTCTGGATAATTCCGACCCGAGGGGCTGCAACTGCGGCGTGAATAACGAACTCGGCCTCCTGCGATCTGCAGGATGCTATGCGGACTTCACCATGCCTTCCGCTCCTCACCGGACGCAAACCCGGACGGTGAACAGCATCTACTATGCCGAGGATACGGCAGCGCCGAAGTCCCATGACATGGGTCTGCCCATGAAGGCAAACGCCACAGCATCTCTGCGCGATCAAGGGAATCACCTCTTGATGGTGCAGGGGCCGCTGGCTTTGAACTGGAAGAAGCGCAAATGGGGCTTCATGCCCAAGGTGGAAAACGGCGAGCTGTCGGGAGCAAATCCTCCCACCGTGATGCGCCTCGAGCTATGGGAAAAGTTCTGCCCTTCGGTGCAGGGCGGACCTGCGTGGGTTTTCGTGAAGTTGCACACCCATGGTGGCATCTCCCGAAACTATGACATGTTGCTGGGGAGGCCGATGCATCAGTTCCATCAACAGTTGCGCGAATGGGCCTCTGCCATTCCGGGAATGAACTTCCACTATGCGACAGCGCGCGAGATGACCAACATGATCCATGCGGCTGAAGACGGAAAAACCGGAAGCCCTGGGGACTTCCGGCATTATCTTTTCCGAAGCAACTCAAACAACGCCGGCTAGGCCGATACCGGCGCGGACCTGCCCGCAACATCATCCTCCTCGAAGGCCTGGTAATAGTACGAAGAGGAATAGTAGTAGTAGTAGTAGTTGCTGACCTTCGACATGTCGATGTTGTTGAGCACGAAGCCTGCCATCGGGGCTCCCGCTCTCATCAACTGCTCAACGGCCTCCGTCACATCCCTGCCGTGGGTCTTTTCAGCCTTCACCACCAGTACCACTGCATCCGCCACGCGCTGCAGGTTGGTCGTTTCGCTCAGGCCGAGGACAGGCGGTGTATCGAGAATGATCCAGTCGTACTGCTGGCGCCAGATGGCGACGTTCTCTTCAAGACTCAACCGGCAGAGCAACTCAGCGGAACCAGCGGAGGTATTGCCACGGGTGCAGTAGTGAAAGTTGGCGAGGTGCGTATGGCGAACTACGTCCTCCAGCACCAGTTCACCAGTCAGCGCCTGGCAGAAGCCGGGATAACGATCCACGCCGAAGAGGTTGTGCACACGTCCCTTGCGGAAGTCGAGGTCCACCAGAAGCGTCTTCGCGCCGATGGACTGCAGCGTCCAAGCGAGGTTGGCGGCCGTGACCGTCTTGCCTTCGGATGGGCGGGCACTGGTAAACATCACAACCTTCGCACCTTCGCGATTGCCCAGCTGCAGGCCCAGATGTGCGCGGAGTACGCGGTAGCATTCCAGCACGTGGTTGGGCTTCCGCGGGTCGGACTCGATCCCACGGGTAACGCTCTCCAGGAAGGTGGAGCTCGAGGTTGGCACGATGCCAAGCCCCTTCAGGCCGGTAAGTTTCTCCAGTGCAGCGAGGCTGGTAATCTTGTCATTGAGCTGTTCAAGGCCCAGCGGAACCCCGATGGCAAGACCGAGTCCGAGCACGGCCGCCAGGATCGCAAGCTTGCTCTTGGTGGGGCTCACGGGATCGACGTCGCGAAGCAGGGCGAACTCACGGAACTGAAGGTCCACGCGATCCTTGTCACCACCGAAATTGATGGTGGCAATCATCTTGGACAGGTCCGTATACGCCTTGGTCCAGGCAAGGTCACCTTCATGACCGAGCTTGTAGTCCTGACGCAGCTTGTTCAGCTTCTCGGTCATCTCACTGTATTCGGGAAGCTTCGCTTCAAGTTCCTTGAGCTGGTCTCCCAAGCGGAGTCGTTCGACTTCGAACCGCTTGCGCTCGACCTCGAGCTCCGTGGTCAATGACTCATCGATCTGGCGCTGCTTCGTGCGAAGGGCCTTCAGGATCTCGTGATCTTCCAAGTACACCCGGGAGGCCTCGGCAATCTCGGTCTCCACTTTCCGCTTGTCGCGCTCCAGCATTTGCCAGGAGTTCAACCCTTCCACCATGGAAGGTTGAACAACGATGCTGGGAGCGGCGAGAGGAGCCGGGGAGTTGCTGGGAACGAGGAGCGCGTCCTTGAGGTCACCTGATGCTGGCACTACAAGCTGACCCACTGGATTCTCATCCAGGGAGGATTTTTTGGCGCTCTCGAGCAGGGAAAGGTGTTCCAATGGGGCAATGACACTGTTCTGACTCCGGGACTGCACAATGCCACGCACTTCATCATACTGCCGCATTCTGTGCTGAACCCTGAGGATATCGAGAGGTATCTGGGCCAGTGAATTCTGCTTGATCAGCAACTCATTGATCTCGTTATCTCTTTCGAAGCTGGTTTTGACCTGAAGGGACTCGTCAATCTTCTTCTTCAGCAGGCCCAACTCCTCATTGTAGCGCTTGAGAGCGACCTCGAAAAACTCGAAGCGCTTCTCGCGGGTATAGGAGTCGTATTGGTTGATCAGCGCCTGGGGAAACTCGCGTACGACGTTGGGATTGGTCGAAAACACGTCCAGCTGCATCGTTGCACCATCGAGCAGACCCAACTCGATTTTTCTGAGCGGGCCTGAACGCAGCTCTTCAAAGCTGGCGTTCGCACGGCCGACTCCCAGCGAGTGGGCAGTCCACGCGATCATCTGGCGGGAACTCAATTGGCCTTGAACCGAGCGCACGGCACGAGCCACCGAACTGCCATCCACACCGTCCGCCGCGACAGGCAGGGCGAAGAACTTATAGTCGATCAGAGAGCGCGAGTGATAAACGGCAGGCGAGTAGGTGTAGTAACAGACACCGGCAAGCACACCCAAAAGCAGGAGCAGAATCATCATTCGCCCATACTTCAGGTATCCGACGGCATAGTGCAGCATATCCACGCCAGGGGCACCCTTCTTGATTGGAGCAGACATGAGAATGATAGTTGGATTGGCAGCAAGAAAGCGGCCTGCATGGCCGCCTTGGGAATGATTGAGTTAGAAACCAAATACTTTTTCCGGCACTACAACGATGTCGCCTTTGCGCAGGGGCAGGTCACGTTCTTCACCCTTGGCGATGGCATCTAGATTGAGACCGAGCTTCCGTCTGGATCCCCCTGGACCCTGGCGCAGGACATGAGCATTCTTGCCATCGGCAAAACGACCAAGACCACCAGCAATCATAATGGCTTCATACGCACCGAGGGGAGAGCCAATTTCCGTGGATAGCATATGCTGGCCCGGACGTGCAACTTTCCCGGTGAGGTAGACCAGCATCTGCTCCTTGTCTGCCATGGCGGAGACAGGAGCGATGAAAACGCGGTCCAACGTCACGGTGGCGGTACGAAGCTTTTTCTGTTCCAGCAGTCGCTTGATATGCTGCTCGGCACCGGGAACACTCAGTCCGGCCACGGATACGCGAGGACCCACGCTGGGCATCAGGATATGGCCTTCGGCTCGCACCGTGAAACTTCCTCCGAGGGAGGGGTCCTCCTGGACAGTGATCTCAAGGACGTCTCCCGGACGAATGGGTTGGTGTAACGGATTCGACGCTGCGGCACGGGGAAGAGTCGCGTAATCGTCGGGCCGCGGCTGCTCAAAACCTGAGTCACTTTTGCATCCAACCAACGCAAAGCCAAACACTGCCAACAGTGGAAGTGCTGCAAAATGCAATTGGCGATGCATTATTTCTCCCGCAGCCAGGGCGAGATCTTTTCGTGGCTGATATGTGCGGAGTGCCGGTTTGCGAGAGGCCAAGGGGGTGAATGGAAAGCGGCTCATCAAAGGAAGCGGAACTTACAAAGAACTGCCATAACTTCCAGCCTTATTCATTTGGACTTTTTGGAAGGAGTGACCCACACGCCTTCAGCATTGTTATTGACGTATTCCTTTTTGGCAGGCTGGGGCTCAACAGTGATAAGGATATGATCGAATGCCGTGCGGAATCTCTTGAAGGGAGGATTCTGGGCCTTGTCCGCAGTTGGGGTCGTGCTGGGGCCCTGGCCTTTTTCCCGGTGGCTCACGGTGGCCAGCAAGCGCATGTCGCCCAAATAAGCGCCGGAAGTCTTGACTCCCTCCACGAAGATGGTCCGGGGAATGGCGTCGGGCAGGTTGGCCGGATAACGCATGGCATCCACGCTAAACTCATAGATACGGCGTGCAGGATCCGCGGAGTCCAGGAGGAGTTCTTTCTTGGTGGAGTCCCTCCACACGCGGATGCGGCCCACGGCACGTTGCTCCTCTTCAAAAGAGGAGAAGACCCCTTCAGGGGAGTTGCGATTGATGCCGCCTACTTCAAAGCCGATGACGACATCACCAGCGAAGTCGATGCGATAGGGAATCAGGTTCACCACCACCTTGGTCAGTTCGCCAACACCGAGAATCAGTCCGGGAGGCGTGGACTCAAAGGCGCCAGAGTCCCGCGGGTCACCCTGCCGGATCACGCCATCCATGTTGAGATCCGCATCCAAGTCCAGCTTGGCAATGCGGCGGTTGAGGTCACGATAGCGGTTGAGCTTCTGACCATAGTAGGGATGAAAGTCCGAAGGCAGATCCTGCAGAGTTTCATTCCCCCGGACTCGCCCGCCGCGGTCTGTGATCACCGGGGCGTCTTCACTCCAGGCGGGAGCGAGGGCTGCCAAGCCCAGCAGGCCTACAAGGGCCGCATGCATTTTATGCGAGGTGATGTGGTACATGGGATGAGGTGTGGTTGAGAGTCTGTGATGTGGCCAGGTGCGGAGTCGGCTGCAGATGCGTGCGCTCTATGGATCAGAACGTCAGATAAAGGCTCAATATCAGCAAGTGTTCCTCCAGGTTGCTGCCGATGGGACCGGTCTGGTCAATGTATTGGTAGGTGGCGGTTCCGTGGATGCGCGAAAACAGGGGCTTCTGAAGCATGGCAAAGTACACCCAGGTCTCCTCGTCGGCCGGGTTTGGCCCATCATCAATGGTGGACTCACGCAGAGTATAGGTGACGCCTGCGGTGATATTCGTGTCATAGCCCAGTTTGTAGCTGGCCCTGGCACCGGTGATCCATCCAGTCGACTTGGTGTCGTCCGTTAGATTATCCGCGTCCTGCCATTGAGCATAGGCAGAGGCAGACAAACGGTCGGAGAACTGATGGGCAATGGTGTATCTGGCGTAGTCGCCTACATATTCCTCAAGGGTTTCGGACAGTTCGTAAGTCTGGCCGGCAGAGATGGAGTGGCGTGTATACGGCGTCAGATCGTGGACAAAGCCAACTTCCCACAAGAGGCTGTCGAAGTCCGCATCATCATCTCCGGTCTGCCAGAGATAGCCGAGAGAGGCGAAGGTCGAGAGGTACTCCGTCAGGCGGCCATTCACACGTGCCTCAGCGCGGTGGGTGATGTTGTCGAAGCGATCGGAACTTCCCAGCGTGTACATGAACGAGGGGGCAAACATCCAGTCGTCACCCATGTACCGGTAGGCAAGTGACATCTGGTCATACTCGCGATGCTCATCAAAGTCTTCCTCAGACCAGTAGTCGCTGTGCTGGACGCTGCCCAGGAACCACCATTCGTTGGGCATCGGTCGCTGAGCTTCGAACCCGACGTCGTTGCGGTAGCCTCCAAAACGGGGATCCCAGAACTCGTTGGCTTCGGATGCACTATCCAAGGCGCCAAAACGATAACGGCCCACCATATCGATTTCGTCTACCTGCCAGGACTCGTTTACATCGGCAAGACTGCTGACGACACCGAAGTAGTCATAGAACCGGAGATTCCAAGCGCCCCATTGCCACTCGAAGTTCAATCGGGCATTGGTTCCAAGGCCCCATCCTGATCCAAATCCAGAGTTTAGGCCCACTTCGCCTTCGAGGGGCAGGAAGTAGAGGAAACCGGTTGCTTGCAGGTAGATGGAATCGGTCAGACGGAGGCTTGCCGAGAGGGGCATTCCCACCACACCAATCCAGCCTTCATCCGGCGCATCTGGATCCAGGGGGGCATCTCCACTGTATTGGGTGTAAAGCGCGGAGAAACTGATGCCCCAGATGTCGATGAACAGAGGGCCGAGTTTGATCATCGCGCGGTCGGGCGCCACGTCGCGAGTGAGAAAGGGGAGTCCGTAATCGAGATCTACACTCCAGGCGTTCGGCTCGGATGAATGCGCGAGCAATTCTTCATCGGGAACGAAAAGTCCCAGACCGCGTTCCACGCGTTCATAGAAGGCGCCATTGCGCTGGTAGAAGTTGTCACTGGCAGGACGCACCGGCCAGATCCCGGAATAGGCCCAGTATCCGCGGTCACCTCTGGAGCGCGCATAGTCCGGATTGTTCGGTGGCAGATATTGCGCTTCGGTTTGCGTTGGAAAGTAGCCGCCGGTGGAACTGCTGTTGGCGGTGTCTCCTTCTCCGGTGTAGTCAGCATACTCCGGCGAACCTGCCTCCTCATTCTGGTAGTCGTAGCGCGAGCCAATCATGCGCCCGGGGCCACCCATCTTCCGGGCAGAGGGCCGGTAGTAGAGCACTGTATCGAGGAAACCAGAGGAGCCCGCTGCTTGGGGTTGCTGCGAGGGAACTTCCGTAGGCAGCACTTCGTGCTGGGCTTGGGATGAAGTTCCAGCAGCTATGCCAAATGCGACCAAATACCAGGCCCAGCGAAAGGGCCGTGAGAAAATGGCGGGAGTGAAGTGGCTTAGACGAACGCCGGGCATCTGCGAGGTGTCGAGGGAGGGGGAGTGATGTCACCGTTTCGGCCGGCTGAGCGACAGGCCAAATCGTTCAAGAAAGGAGTAGTCAGCCGTGAAGAGGCAAAACACCAAATAGGCGAACAATCCTGCTCCGGGAACCGCAGCGACCATCAGGATCCAAAATGCCTTCCACAACGCGCCCATGCGCCGACTCAAAATGCTTTGAATTGTCGTGAAAACAAAAATCACCCATCCAACTGCCAACAGCCAGTAGAGTGGCTCGATGACGTTTTGTGGCTTTAGACCAATAAAGTTGAACAATGCGTCTCTCATCTCCGAAAACGTTCCGCAAACGCTTGCACTAGCGGTTGCCCTACACCGTCGAGCAACTTGGTAAACGAGGACTTATAAATACGCAAAGTGAATTTGCAGAGAGATTGCGTGTGTAAGTGGTTGCTTGCATGGAGCAAAATCACCCTACCAAAAGTGAGATTCTTCTAGGCAATGCAGCGCACACAAAACTTTGCTCGATATTGCAGGCATGATGCACGACCAGGGTGTATTTGGGCTAAATGTCGAGAAAAAATGATGAGGTCCTGCGGTGCTGGATTTACTCATTGATTTTGCAAAGAGAAGGGCTTTGCTCCGCCATGATTCGATTGCTCAAGCGGTTGAAAGTTTTGTTGCTCGCCACGGGAATGCTCGCCGGAGGCACAAGTTGCAGCACCGGTCCGGATCCCAGCGATCTGTACTTCGGCAAACCGCGCCTCAATGCCTCACCTCCGCGGCATGCAGGAATCAGTCGTGGTGAGTGACACCTTGCTTGCTAATTCGGCCTGCCGTTTGGTGCAGGCATCTCCCTTTTTCGATGACTTTTTCTGAAGCACTCCCACATCACAAGCCGGTGTCTTTCCACCGTGCAGGTGGCTACACTCTTCTCGAAACCCTCATCGCCTTCGTGGTGCTGATCGTCTTTGTGGTGCTGGCCTATTCGTTTGCATTTCGCAATCCGGCCTCCATGTCGGAACTGAAGTCACGTCCCCCCGAGCAACGCGGGATCCCCGAAGTGAAACCTCCAGGCTCCAAGAAAGTGGAGGAGGCTCCTGCCAGTCCGTCTCCCAGTGGCACCGCCGGACGGTAGCGAGCACATGTGTTCATCATGAAGTGACGGGTGTTTCTAACTACGCGCAAGACGCGTCGCATGCCGAAGGAGAACAAGCCGCTTTCGACCATCCTTTTGAAGCTTGCCAGACGAGCCAGCCAGGTGCTTTCGCTGCTGGCGGTGGCATTCACCGTGGGCATGTGGCTCTTCCTGAATTTCGTGGGGTATCACAATCCTGCCAGCGCCTTCCTGCTTTTCCTCCCAGCATGGCTTTGGTCGATTCCGGTGTGGCTGGCACTTCCGCTGGCGCTGCTCTTCGATCCCAAGAAGTCGGGCATCCTCACTCTCGTGGTTGGTCTCCTCTACTTGGGCCCCTTGCTGGGATGGCAGGGAAGTGCATCGCCACCAGGAGACGCAGAGCATTCTGCCGATGTCTTGCGCGTGATGACGTACAATCGCGGGCAGGCGCAGAAAACGAGCCTGCAGCCATTCAAGCTGGAGCACCAGCCAGACGTGCTCGCCCTCCAGGATGCGGGGCGGCGTCTCGCATCCTACCAGAATGCGGATGGCTACCGGGAGTTCACTCACGTCGATGGTGTGGGTGAGTTCACGCTCCTGAGCAAGCATCCCATCGTGCGCAAGGACTTGCTCATCTATGTGCAGAATGGAGACACGAGCCGGCAGGTGCCGGTGGCGGCGCGGTTTGAAATCGAAATGGCCACTCGTCGAGTGGCCATCTACAGTGTGCATCTTCCCACGCCTCGTCCCATGCTTGAGTCCGAGCGCTGGGGAGGATTCTTATGGGGGATTTTGGGGTTGCCAGGGACCGATTTGGCAAGGAAGCGCCACTCCAGGCAGGCATACTGGGATGGGAAGTTGAGCCTAGCCACTCAACTGGCGGAAACTGTCGCAAAGGAAAGCCTCCCTTGCATTGTTGTCGGCGACTTCAACACTCCCTCCATGGGCACCGTCTATCGCGCGTTCGTGCGCAGCCTGCAGGACAGTCATCAGGTGGCTGGCAGTGGCTACGGATATACGTTCCCCGGAGTCACGAGAAACCCTGTGGCCTTCCAACAACCGTGGTTGAGGCTGGATTATGTATTCGCGGATAAGCGTCACTGGAAGATTATTTCGCATGTGACCGAGCCGGATCGCGCATCCCAACATCGCGCGGTCTTCGCACAACTTGCATTTTCGCCATAATGGAACAGACCAAAGAGCACGAGAACCAGCACAATCCACACGCGGAAAAGGAGGGCGCTCACCGCCCGCGCATTCTCTGGATCAACTGCCGGCTTCTGCACCCCTTGATTGGAGGAGACCGGCTACGCACCTATCACATGCTCCGTATCTTGAAGGAGTGGTTTGAGATCACTTATTTCTGTCCGAGGACGGCCGAGGATGGTGCGGAAGCCGTGGCGCGTGCTGCGGAATATTCGGATGCCTGCGTGACTTATCCCCACCGCTTTACGCCCAAAGGATCGCCGCGTTTTTTTGCCGAGGTGATTGCAAATTGCATTGCAGGCGCGGTGCCATACATGGCCAAAAAGTATCGCTCCAGACGCGCTGGTGAATGGTTGGAGAAGGAACTGCGCGAGACACGCTACGATTTGGTGGTGTGCGACTATCTGGTTTCGCTGGTGCACGTGCTGGAACTCCGGGTTTCCAAAATGCCACCCGTGCTCGTATTCCAGCACAATGTGGAGTCCCTCATCTGGCAACGGCACGCCGCGGCGGCGGGGAATCCTGTGAAAAGAATGATCTTCCGCCGTGAGCGGGACCTCACCCTGCGCATGGAGGAAAGTTGCGCAACGCTTGCCGCAGGCCAGGTGACGGTGTCACCGCTGGAGACGCAATACTTCCGTGACGAGCGGGGCATGAAAAATGTGCTGGGAAGCGTGCCGACCGGTGTGGACTGCGAGCACTTCCAGCCGACGCCTGAGAAGACCGAGCCCTATACCATGGCCTTCCTGGGGTCGATGGATTGGGAGGCCAATGTGCTGGCAGTGCAGGGCTTCATCACGGAGAGCTTCCCCGCTATCAAGGCGCGTTTCCCCGAGGCGAAGTTCCTTGTAATCGGTCGCAATCCACCTGGGTGGCTGCGGGAAACTGCCGCCAACGATCCGTCGATTGAGGTGACGGGGACCGTGGATGATGTGCGCCCGTATCTGGCGCGCGCAGCCATCATGGTGCTGCCCCTTTCCGTAGGTGGCGGCACACGGATCAAGGTCTTCGAAGCGATGGCTGCGGGGCTAGCCGTGGTCTCAACACCCACCGGTGTGGAAGGACTTCCTGTGGTCCACGAAGAGCACGCCTGGATTGCCTCGACAGGGACTTCGTTTACCGAGGGAGTCCTTCATTTGCTCGCGAAGCCCGAAGCCCGGCAAACGATGGCGCGCCGGGGCCGTGAGCTGGTGGAGGCCGAATTCGGATGGCGCAGGGCCGCGGAAATCTTCCGTGGATACTGCATGGAACTCATTCCAGGCGCAGTTCCTCGATAGTCAGAACTCCTTCCATTCCTCCACTGGAGAAAAGCGTCAGTGTATGGAGCGCGGAAAGGATGTCGGAGCTCTCTTGCTGGTGCGAAGGCAGTGGGATGGCTGTGGTATGCCTTCCAGACTGCAGGTAGGTCTCGAGATTACTGCGGGCCTTGCCATCAGTGCTTCCATCCAACCTGACGCCGAGATGCAGCGTGGGTGTGCCATCGAGCCGGTAGTGCAGGACGAGTGAGCGGTAGTGTGTCCAGTCGCGCGATTGCGCGTCATAGCGCAGGCTCGAATAGCCATCTTTGGCGATTGGCATTTCGAGGCTCCAACTCCCGTTCTCGTGCCTTCGAACGAGGCGCTGAGGCACCCCCGCATGCTCCAGCGACCAGAGGGAAAGGGATGAAGGGGCTTCGAAATCCTCCAGCAGTGGGAATGCCGTTGCCTTTTCACGCATCAGCAGCGCGCGCTGAAGCAAGGCGTTGGCGCTTCCCAGGAGACAGACCAGGGTGAGAGCGAGGAGCCCGAACCTGGCAAAGCTCGAAGACCTCGCCGATTTCAGAAAGGACAATGTTCCGACAGTT contains these protein-coding regions:
- a CDS encoding tyrosine-protein kinase family protein; this encodes MSAPIKKGAPGVDMLHYAVGYLKYGRMMILLLLLGVLAGVCYYTYSPAVYHSRSLIDYKFFALPVAADGVDGSSVARAVRSVQGQLSSRQMIAWTAHSLGVGRANASFEELRSGPLRKIELGLLDGATMQLDVFSTNPNVVREFPQALINQYDSYTREKRFEFFEVALKRYNEELGLLKKKIDESLQVKTSFERDNEINELLIKQNSLAQIPLDILRVQHRMRQYDEVRGIVQSRSQNSVIAPLEHLSLLESAKKSSLDENPVGQLVVPASGDLKDALLVPSNSPAPLAAPSIVVQPSMVEGLNSWQMLERDKRKVETEIAEASRVYLEDHEILKALRTKQRQIDESLTTELEVERKRFEVERLRLGDQLKELEAKLPEYSEMTEKLNKLRQDYKLGHEGDLAWTKAYTDLSKMIATINFGGDKDRVDLQFREFALLRDVDPVSPTKSKLAILAAVLGLGLAIGVPLGLEQLNDKITSLAALEKLTGLKGLGIVPTSSSTFLESVTRGIESDPRKPNHVLECYRVLRAHLGLQLGNREGAKVVMFTSARPSEGKTVTAANLAWTLQSIGAKTLLVDLDFRKGRVHNLFGVDRYPGFCQALTGELVLEDVVRHTHLANFHYCTRGNTSAGSAELLCRLSLEENVAIWRQQYDWIILDTPPVLGLSETTNLQRVADAVVLVVKAEKTHGRDVTEAVEQLMRAGAPMAGFVLNNIDMSKVSNYYYYYYSSSYYYQAFEEDDVAGRSAPVSA
- a CDS encoding endonuclease/exonuclease/phosphatase family protein — its product is MPKENKPLSTILLKLARRASQVLSLLAVAFTVGMWLFLNFVGYHNPASAFLLFLPAWLWSIPVWLALPLALLFDPKKSGILTLVVGLLYLGPLLGWQGSASPPGDAEHSADVLRVMTYNRGQAQKTSLQPFKLEHQPDVLALQDAGRRLASYQNADGYREFTHVDGVGEFTLLSKHPIVRKDLLIYVQNGDTSRQVPVAARFEIEMATRRVAIYSVHLPTPRPMLESERWGGFLWGILGLPGTDLARKRHSRQAYWDGKLSLATQLAETVAKESLPCIVVGDFNTPSMGTVYRAFVRSLQDSHQVAGSGYGYTFPGVTRNPVAFQQPWLRLDYVFADKRHWKIISHVTEPDRASQHRAVFAQLAFSP
- a CDS encoding polysaccharide biosynthesis/export family protein, which codes for MSRFPFTPLASRKPALRTYQPRKDLALAAGEIMHRQLHFAALPLLAVFGFALVGCKSDSGFEQPRPDDYATLPRAAASNPLHQPIRPGDVLEITVQEDPSLGGSFTVRAEGHILMPSVGPRVSVAGLSVPGAEQHIKRLLEQKKLRTATVTLDRVFIAPVSAMADKEQMLVYLTGKVARPGQHMLSTEIGSPLGAYEAIMIAGGLGRFADGKNAHVLRQGPGGSRRKLGLNLDAIAKGEERDLPLRKGDIVVVPEKVFGF
- a CDS encoding glycosyltransferase; its protein translation is MEQTKEHENQHNPHAEKEGAHRPRILWINCRLLHPLIGGDRLRTYHMLRILKEWFEITYFCPRTAEDGAEAVARAAEYSDACVTYPHRFTPKGSPRFFAEVIANCIAGAVPYMAKKYRSRRAGEWLEKELRETRYDLVVCDYLVSLVHVLELRVSKMPPVLVFQHNVESLIWQRHAAAAGNPVKRMIFRRERDLTLRMEESCATLAAGQVTVSPLETQYFRDERGMKNVLGSVPTGVDCEHFQPTPEKTEPYTMAFLGSMDWEANVLAVQGFITESFPAIKARFPEAKFLVIGRNPPGWLRETAANDPSIEVTGTVDDVRPYLARAAIMVLPLSVGGGTRIKVFEAMAAGLAVVSTPTGVEGLPVVHEEHAWIASTGTSFTEGVLHLLAKPEARQTMARRGRELVEAEFGWRRAAEIFRGYCMELIPGAVPR